DNA sequence from the Leuconostoc lactis genome:
TGCTTAGAATCAATCACGTCGAGTTCTGCAAAATCATGCGGCAAAATAACCGCTGCTGCTACCACTGGGCCTGCGAGGGGCCCACGTCCGACCTCATCAACACCAGCAACATGAGACAACCCTTGGGCCCACTGTTGGGCTTCAAAGGTAAAACGGGTTTTAAAATTTTCGCGTTTAGCCGTTAATTTCAATTGTTGCTTGTCCCATTGTTGCAACGCCTGTTGAACGCCAGCCCGACTATCTTGCCGCCAATTTACTAAACGCGGATCAGCTGGATCCGTCATGACTTTAAGACTATTTTTAATTTGTGCAATTGTTTCTGCCATATCACTTACACGTCAAGAAGATCTAAAGTAAAGGGTCCAAGTTTGCCTTTACGCAAGTCATTTAAGACACGTTCACTGGCCTTTTCATAATCATCCTTGAAGCCAAGTTTTTGCGTAATGTCCAGCAAAATTTGCACACTGGCCTCGTCAAACACGTTCGCATCTAAATGGTAGCGTGAAATGATCGCCTCTGGTCGGTAATTGCGGAAGAAATCAAGTAAGAACAAGACCGCATCATCTTTAGCAAAAATTGTATCTTTGACGGCGCCAGTTAAGGCTAATTTCAAGCCAACAGTTTGGTCTTCAAATTTTGGCCACAACACACCTGGTGAATCAAGTAATTCGAGCTTGGTTGGTGTTTTAAGCCACGCAACCTTCTTGGTCACACCAGGTCGATCCGCCGTTGGGGCAACGTTTTTCATCACCAGATGGTTCAATAATGTGGACTTCCCAACGTTAGGAATTCCTGCAATCAGTGCCCGAATGGGTTGATCTTGAATCCCACGGGCCAGCTGCGCGGCCTTTTTAGCTTCCACGGCACGACGCGCCGCTTTCGTCACCAACTGTGGTGTTCGTGGGTCACGGGTATCCAGAACTAACACCGTGTGCCCTTGGGCTTCAAAGTGTTGCTTCCAAGCGCGCGTTTGATCTGGATCCGCTAAATCAGCTTTCGTCATGATCAGTAGGCGTGGTTTTGACCCAATTAACTTATCAACTTCTGGGTTACGAGAACTTTCCGGAATGCGCGCATCCACCAGTTCAAAAACCACATCCACTAACTTTAAATTTTCGCGCATCAGGCGAAAGGCTTTGGCCATATGACCAGGGAACCATTGAATAATTTGTGCCATATTCGTCCTTGCTGCCAACGATCAGCGCCAGCAGTTTCCTCCATTCTATTTTTTATCGTCCTGCTTGATAGCGTTCCCAAGCTTGATCAAAGATTGACATTTCGGTCAAGTAAGACGCATTCTCTTCTAAATAATTTGAAATATCATCAAAATCGGTGCTTTGTTTTGGAAAAGTTAAGTCCAAAAAAGCATTATTGGCAAACTGCTGTATTTCGTCTGCAGCCACCGCGTTACGATTCGTCATTAACCAATCATAAAATGACCGTGCACTATTTGCCATTTTCGAGTCCCCCTTCAAAGACAAACTGCCCCGCTTTTAAATCAATAATTTTAGCGCGAAATGATAGCCCATTTGTTACTGGTAATTTTGACATATCAATAAAAATTTGTTGTTTACCAGGATTAATCGTCACAAACTTTGGCGCGTGATAACTGCGTTTCACATATTGCATCACAACACCGATTGGCAAGGGTAAATTACCAACGCGTAACGTTTTCGCCGTTAAAATCACATTCCCATTTTTGGTCACTTCTGGTGTCATGGCTAAGCCAAAACGAAAGGTATCGCCCAGCATTTTAGTTTGACCGTACAAGGTAATCGTGTCGCCAACCCGAAAAGTATAATTATCCGTATGGGTGTCCTTCAAATAATAATCAACTAAGGCGTTGACTTGTTTGGTATTCAAGGTCACATCAAAAGTGGCATCACTTTTAGCAATTTTAGCCGGTGAATCGGTGATTGGCGTCTTTTGAGCGGCCAAATAATAAGTGGTCCCGATACCTAGGAGTAAGAAGAGCACTAAGGTCCAAAAAGCCCAAAACCAAATTTTTGGTGGTCTTTTTGCAATTTTCGGTCGTGTTAAGGGGTTGTCAGCCATGCAGCTTGTCCTCGTCTCATTTGTTGAAATAATTGGGTCGTCATAAAGTCATACCCTTTTTTATTGGGGTGATAATGATCAGTCGTACTAATCCATTTATTAGTGAAAGCTGGCTTATCAGATAATTTTTTTAGGAACTGATCGGGATTTTTAGTTGTCTGATCGGCGACCTTTGCCGATGCGATGAGTTTTTTACGCGCACTTTCGGTGCGATATTGCCCATACGTTAAATCAAATATGCCGACATAATGACTATTTTTGTTCGCTTTGGCCACTTCCTGGTTAATCGCATTAAACAGCGCAACGTCTGTATTGAAATCTTGCCGATTCGGAAAATGAACAAAAATCGGATTATAATTCCCAAAAATATAAATCGGTGCATGCGGATTGTATTGTCGAATCGTCTGAAAGAGTGTCGTCAACTGCTGCCGGTATGCCGACTGCCCGGATTTAACGGCTTTTGTCAACGCTTCAGGGGATTGTGCAGATTGGTTTTTGAGGAGGAGTTGTTGCAAATCATTGCCACCAACCGTCAAGATAATCGCTTGAGCGTGTTGGATGTCTGACTGCATTTTTGGTTGTGTTGCTAAGCGGTGTTGGATTTGATCAGAACGATCCCCTGAACGCCCAAAATTGGCCATGGTCACGTCAACATCATACTTTTGCTGAATCTGCTGCGCAATCCGGCCAGTATAGCCTTGTTGCTGACCATCATCACCAACACCTTCTGTCAGTGAATCACCCAATGCGACCAATTGCACTTTGTTCACCTTGGCCATTTTGGCAGCTTGTTGCGGTGTAGCTGTATTCAGTGTTGGTTTTTGCATGGTCAGCCAAATACCGACGCCTAAACCGGCCAGTAACAACACAATACTGCCAATCGTCACATACTTTCGCATCCTTGTCCCCTAAAAATTTGATCTATTCTATTGTAACAAAAAAAGCGCAATCAAGCGATTGCGCTTATATTATTGCTGAGCTAAGGCAATAATTTTCAAAATGGTATCCGTTGCTTGCGCCATGGTTGTGGTTGAGACATATTCAAACCGGCCATGCATGTTCTCGCCACCGGCAAATAGGTTCGGTGTTGGCAAGCCCAAGAACGTAATCTTTGAACCATCTGTGCCACCACGTACCGGTTCAATCAAAGGCGTAATGCCCAATTCTTGCATCGCCTTCTCTGCCAAGTCAACAGAACGCATGTCATCTTTTAAGATTTCACCCATGTTATAGTATTGATCTTTAATCGTGACCGTCACGCGGGTTTCCCCAAATGATTGGTTGAATTGTTCAGCAATGTCTAACAAGCGTTGCTTACGCGCTTCAAATGTTGCACGATCATGATCACGAACAATGTAACGTAATTCCGCTGCTTCTGGATTCCCAGAAACTTGCATCACATGCCAGAAACCTTCACGGCCAGCAGTATGTTCTGGTCGGTCATGTTCTGGTAATTGCGCATGGAAATCAAAAGCTACTTGAATCGCATTGATCATAGTGTCCTTTGCCGTGCCTGGATGCACATTACGACCTTGAATCGTTACTGTTGCACCAGCAGCTGAAAAAGTTTCCCATTCTAATTCGCCAGCTGGGCCACCGTCAACTGTATAAGCAAAATCCGCCCCAAATGCTGCTGTATCAAAATTATCCGCGCCAATGCCAATTTCTTCATCTGGTCCAAAAGCAAAACGCAATGGGCCGTGCTTAATTTCAGGATGGGCAATCAAATATTGCGCCGCTGTGATGATCTCAGCAACCCCAGCTTTATCATCAGCGCCAAGCAGCGTTGTACCATCTGTTGTGATCAACGTATGCCCCGCATACTTTTTCAAGCTTGGGAAATCATCTGGGTTAAGTTCATAGCCACTGTCACCCAATGGAATCGTTGCTTGACCATCATAATTTTCGATAATTTGTGGTCGTACATTGGCGCCGTTAAAGTCTGCCGTATCAACATGGGCAATAAAACCAATCGTTGGCACACTGTCATCATCAACGTTACTTGCCAGTTCCGCAAACACGTACCCATCCGCCATGGTCCGGACATTTTCCAGACCAATTGCTTGTAATTCAGCTGCTAAATCAGCCAAAAAGGCCACTTCTTTAGGTGAAGATGGGACTGTTGTTGCCGTCTCATCTGATTGGGTATCCACCGCAACATATTTCAAAAAACGTGATACTAGTTCAGGATATTTTTCGCTTGTCATAATCTATTCTTGATTCACGACACTGTACATGTCGAATCGCGATCCTTTCTATCTTTTGGCCGACAAATTGTCCGGACGTCCCCGAAATCTTAGATATAGGTGTATGGATCCGTGTTAGTTGTTGTCGGAAATGCTGTCAGCTGATCGCCAAACCACTCGTGCACTTTGGCTGCCATTGGCGTGGCTGCAATGGCTTCCATATGATGATCAGGGTCAATCACCACAAAACCAGCCGCCAAAATATCATGCCCAACATGATAATAAACATCCGCGGTCACAAAGGCATCAGCGCCGGCTGCTTGGGCTTGTTGCCAATAACGCCCCCCATCACCACCCAAGACGGCCACCTTTTGAATTGGTTTAGTCAAGTCATTGGCGATAACCCGCAGGGTTTGAACGCCAAAGCGCGTCCGTAATTGGGCAGCATAATCAGCCACCGAAATTGGCGTGGCTAACACACCGATGCGCCCAAGACCCGTACGCCCATCGGCATTCGGCACTAGGGGTTCAACCGCGGTGAGGGCTAACGCATCAGCCAACCAATCATTCATACCGCCCGCTGCACTGTCTAGGTTGGTGTGTGAGGCATAGACCACAATATTATGCTTTATCAAATCCGCATACATTTGGTTTTGTGGTTGACTCAAATCTAGATTTTTAGCCGGGAAAAACATCGCTTCATGATGCGCCCAGATAAAATCAACCGACTGCGCAATCGCTTCAGCTACCACTTCTGGCCGCACATCAAGCGCCGTCATCACCCGGTGAATCGGTTGGTTGGGATCACCAATTTGCAAGCCGGTGGGATCACCTGCTTCGGCCAATGCCTTTGGTGCAAACTGTTCAATTTGATCAATTAACATTTGGGCTGTAATCATGACAACACCTCTTGAATGTCTTGAAAACGGGCTTGCCATTGCTGATAAGCTGGGGTATCAGCTTTGCCAGCCGCAGTCAGACGCTCAAAAATCAAAGTAATCCGATCTGCTTCTTTTTGCCATTTCGCTTTAAAAGCAGGTGATTGCTCATCGCGTAAAAACGGTCCAAACACGAGATCTTGCGCTGATAATGTTTGGTTGCCTGGCTTAGCCACAATAATTTCATAAAAATGTTTGTCTTCTTGCACAATACGTTCATGCGTAATCTGATACCCATGCTGCACTAACCATTCGCGCACAACCTGTTCATCCGTATTAGGTTGCAAAATCAATGTTGTAAAATTTTGTCCCCGTTGCTGAGCTGCTGCTAAAATGTCGCGAATTAAAATCCCGCCCATACCAGCAATCGTCACAGTATCCACCTGATCGTCGTCCGTCACAGCCGCTAAACCATCCGCTAAACGAAGCGCTGTAGCAGCTAATAATCGTTGTCTTTTCAATTCTTGCCGTGCATTTTCCAAAGGGCCTTTCGCCACCTCACCAACAACAGCAAAATTAATATGTGATTTTAATAATAAATGCGCTGGCAAATAGGCATGATCAGATCCAATATCTGCCAGGCGTGCACCTTTTGGTACAAAACTTGCCACCGCGGCTAAACGGGGCGATAAATTGACACTATCCATGGTTAAATTCCTTTAATTCTAGTATATCATAACACGTCACATTATGACTATTCACTCATAATTTCCTAACAAAAAAGCCAGCAACAAGTGCTGAACTTAAAGTGTTACTTGACAAAGCCGTCATCCGTCATCGCTGCCTGGAATAACGCCACAACATCTTGCGGTTGTAGCGTGACATAAGCCGCTTGATCAAGATGGCCAACTGTCACAGCACTATTGGCCATCGCGTCAAAATGGGTATCATCCGTGATCCCGACACCTGGCAAAGTTGTTGGCACATTCAATGACTTAATCCAATCAAATGTGGCTTGAATGGCACCTTGAGCGACCGTTTCATCATCACCGGTTAAGCCCCAGACTTCCCGACCAAATTGGGCAAAACGTGGTTGCGTTTCTGCTGACAAACTCCGTTGCATCCAACGTGGTGTCATAATGCCCAAGCCAACACCGTGCGTAATGTCATAGTAAGCTGATAATTCGTGCTCAATAGGATGAACAGTCCAACCATTCGTGTTACCCACGTCAACTAAGCCATTCAATGCCATTGTTGAGGCCCACATTAAAGCTGCCCGCGCGTCATAATCATTAGGATTAGCCAACGCGATGGGCGCATTTTTAATCACAGCGCGATACAACCCTGCCATCATCCCTGACGTGACATCGTTTGGTGTTTGATCAAAATATTGTTCCGTTAAATGACTGAAAATATCAATCGCCCCGGCGGCTGTTTGCCATGGTGACACAGAAAATGTCAACGTCGGATCCAAGAAGGATACGGCTGGTGAGTTAGGACCACCAGTGCCTAACTTTTGGTTGGTTTCGGGATTTGAAATAACCGACCCCACGTTCATTTCTGTTCCTGTAGCTGACAAAGTCAAAATATCTACCACGGGTAATTGGGCAATTTCATAACGCTTTGATGAATCAACGACCAAATCCCATGGATCAGCATCATAAAACTTTGATGACGCAATGACTTTAGCCGCATCAATCACCGAACCACCACCGACAGCCAAAACCACATCAATGTCATGTGTTTTTACCAAGTCTTGCCCGGCACGAACAGAATCAATTTTTGGATTAGGTTCAATGCCTGATAATTCGACAACTTCCAAATCCGCTAAAGCGGCCCGTACGCGGTCATACAAGCCAGATTGCTTAATTGAGCCACCACCAAATACGAGTAATACGCGCTGACCAAATTGGGCCACTGCATCATGTAATTCGGTGTCAATCACATTTTTCCCAAAACGGATCGCCGTCTTGTTCTGGAAGTTAAAATTATTCATATGAATTATACCCTTCTTTCTACTGTAATATCATACCATAATTTGGCTATCTTTTAGGGTTAGGCCAATCCCCGGTGCGGTTGGCACGGTCATCAAACCTCGTCTCACCTGCAAATCCGTCGTCGTGATATCTGAAGTGAAATATCGTGCACTAGCAGAAATATCCCCGGGGATGCTGACTTCTGGTAAACTCGCTAGGGCTAAATCAACCCCACGCCCTAAATTACTGCTTAACATCCCACCAATCCATGGTTGAAAGCCTGCTTGGTGTAATAATTTAATCGCTGTTACAGCAGCCGTAATGCCACCAATTTTCCCTTGCTTAATCGTGACTGCTGAAGCAGCGTGTAAGGCAATGGTGGTTGCCACGTCAGCTAGGTTATTAATACTTTCATCCAAACTCAGCGGTTGTTTCATTTGGCATTGCAGCGCAGCATGCTGGGTAAAATCATGTTCGCCAAAAGGTTGTTCCACAAACAAGACATTGGCAGGAAGTGCCTTTAATTGCGCAGCCGTTTCGGGATTAAAACTACTGTTGGCATCCAACGAAAAATGTTGCTCGGGATAACGCGCTAACACGCTCATTAACGCCGGCAGATCTGTTTGTCGGCCATCAATTTTTAATTTAATCCGTCGGTATCCTTGCTGTATGGCTGTACGAATGGCTTGGTCCGTTACTGGCATTCCAAGTGCTATCCCTACTGGAACTTCTGGTTTGACGCCCCCCAACATTTGCTGCAATGACTGCTGAGTGAGCTTACCAACTGCATCCCAAACTGCCATTTCAACGCCCGCTTTCGCAAACGACCCAAAGGGGGTCACCCGCGCCAGCTGCGCAGCAAAATCACTCGGTGAGGTAAATTGCCAAGTGCCAATCACTGGTTTGATTAAGGTGTCGACAATATCTTGACTGGTCTTTTGCGTTTCTAGTGCATAATGATAATCTGCAAACGATTGTATTTCGCCATACCCTGTGGCCGTTTGCGCTGTCATATCATCATAAACGGTCAATTGCACCAGTGTGAGCGGTCGGGTTGTAGTGATGCCGTGCGCTGTTGTAAATGGTTGGTTTAAAGTTAATTGAATTGGCCAAGTGGCTATTTTTTTAACGTGATACATGGGCTTTTAACCTCGCAATCACCTGGTTTGGCTGTTCAAAATGCACGTTATGGCCCGCATCAGCAATCACCGCCTTTTGTGCATTTGGCAATTGTTGTAACATTTTATCAGCTAAATGGTTAAATTTAACATCTTTTTCGCCAACGATCAGTAAGGTCTTGACCGTCACCTCTGCCAATTTTGGCCAGAAGTTCGGTTGGGTCCCGGTACCCATACCAATCAGTGACTGCGCCACATTTTCAGGCCGTTGTTGCAGACGTTGTTGTCGCATTTGCTGTTGTTGCTGGGCTGGTAATTGTTGTTGCGAAGCAAATAATGGGAGTGCTTCCCAGGCTGTCACAAAACTCGAAAAATCTTGTTTGATATGCGCCGCTTTTGTCGCATCAGCTTGCCGTCGTGCCGCACGATCGGCAGCATCTGGGAGCCCAGCGGTCGCACTTTCTAAGATTAAGCTCGCCAACCGTTCAGGGTGTGCAATCACAAATCCCAAAGCCAAACGGCCGCCCATTGAATAGCCGAACACATGCACTTTTTCCCAATCATAAGCGACCAAAATCGCTTGCAAATCAGCGATTTGGTTCGCCATTGTAAAGCGTTCAATGCGCGTCACCTCAGGTGCATTGGCGCCAAAACCTAATAAATCAATTGCCAACACAGTACCGGGTAATGCCGAGATTAACTCATCAAAATCATGCCGTGAGCCCATAAAACCATGTAATAGCAGCCACTTATCCTGAGCTGAAGAATTTTCCTGATAGGTCACCTGATACGGATAACCAGCAATGTTGATCACTTGCTCAGTCATCTGACTCACCTAGAAAGCGGTGATGGACCACCACATTGGCCTGCCGATCACTCGTATAGGCGATAAGACGCGGTCCGTTGACCGGTTGTGCTAGTACCTTTTCTAAATCGTCAGGTGTCGTCAAATCAACAAAGGGCATCTCATATAAAGCGGCAATTTTTGCCATATCCAAGCCTAACGGTGTCCCAAACAATAAGTCAAAATAATCTGGTTCCGCCGCTTGTGGCAAAAATGAGAAAATCGCCCCACCATCGTTATTGACCACAATAATATCAATCGGCAATTGATATTGTCGGGCCATCATCAAGCCATTCATGTCATGGAATAAGGTCAAATCACCAGTGAGTAACACACTGCGCTGTTGCGTAGTGCTACTCATCCCCATTGCCGTTGACACAACCCCATCAATGCCATTGGCACCACGGTTAGCATAAATCTGTTGTGTCCTTTGCCCAGTAAAGACATCATCCATATCACGAATCGCCATACTATTGGCCACAAAAATCGGGGTTTGGGGCGCAACAATTTGATCCAATACGTGTGGTAGTGCGAGTTCACCAATTGGTTGGCGTGGCACTTGGTTCAGTGTTTGCCACTGGGCATAAAACGTTGGCTGATTAGCAACTGATACATCGCTTAAAAATGCATGCGGTGTTTGCGCAATCGCGCGTGAAATATGCCTTGAATGGTCGGTACCAGCCTGTTCATCAACATGCCAGACAGGAATATTTTCTTGGCGTAACCATTGCAGCACACTGGCCGAAACAGGCGTTGCCCCAAAACGGATGACAAGGTCTGGTTTGGGCACCGTTGCCATTTTGCCCGCTTTAATTAAGG
Encoded proteins:
- the ylqF gene encoding ribosome biogenesis GTPase YlqF; translated protein: MAQIIQWFPGHMAKAFRLMRENLKLVDVVFELVDARIPESSRNPEVDKLIGSKPRLLIMTKADLADPDQTRAWKQHFEAQGHTVLVLDTRDPRTPQLVTKAARRAVEAKKAAQLARGIQDQPIRALIAGIPNVGKSTLLNHLVMKNVAPTADRPGVTKKVAWLKTPTKLELLDSPGVLWPKFEDQTVGLKLALTGAVKDTIFAKDDAVLFLLDFFRNYRPEAIISRYHLDANVFDEASVQILLDITQKLGFKDDYEKASERVLNDLRKGKLGPFTLDLLDV
- a CDS encoding YozE family protein yields the protein MANSARSFYDWLMTNRNAVAADEIQQFANNAFLDLTFPKQSTDFDDISNYLEENASYLTEMSIFDQAWERYQAGR
- a CDS encoding YpmS family protein, with the translated sequence MADNPLTRPKIAKRPPKIWFWAFWTLVLFLLLGIGTTYYLAAQKTPITDSPAKIAKSDATFDVTLNTKQVNALVDYYLKDTHTDNYTFRVGDTITLYGQTKMLGDTFRFGLAMTPEVTKNGNVILTAKTLRVGNLPLPIGVVMQYVKRSYHAPKFVTINPGKQQIFIDMSKLPVTNGLSFRAKIIDLKAGQFVFEGGLENGK
- a CDS encoding SGNH/GDSL hydrolase family protein; the encoded protein is MRKYVTIGSIVLLLAGLGVGIWLTMQKPTLNTATPQQAAKMAKVNKVQLVALGDSLTEGVGDDGQQQGYTGRIAQQIQQKYDVDVTMANFGRSGDRSDQIQHRLATQPKMQSDIQHAQAIILTVGGNDLQQLLLKNQSAQSPEALTKAVKSGQSAYRQQLTTLFQTIRQYNPHAPIYIFGNYNPIFVHFPNRQDFNTDVALFNAINQEVAKANKNSHYVGIFDLTYGQYRTESARKKLIASAKVADQTTKNPDQFLKKLSDKPAFTNKWISTTDHYHPNKKGYDFMTTQLFQQMRRGQAAWLTTP
- the pepT gene encoding peptidase T, encoding MTSEKYPELVSRFLKYVAVDTQSDETATTVPSSPKEVAFLADLAAELQAIGLENVRTMADGYVFAELASNVDDDSVPTIGFIAHVDTADFNGANVRPQIIENYDGQATIPLGDSGYELNPDDFPSLKKYAGHTLITTDGTTLLGADDKAGVAEIITAAQYLIAHPEIKHGPLRFAFGPDEEIGIGADNFDTAAFGADFAYTVDGGPAGELEWETFSAAGATVTIQGRNVHPGTAKDTMINAIQVAFDFHAQLPEHDRPEHTAGREGFWHVMQVSGNPEAAELRYIVRDHDRATFEARKQRLLDIAEQFNQSFGETRVTVTIKDQYYNMGEILKDDMRSVDLAEKAMQELGITPLIEPVRGGTDGSKITFLGLPTPNLFAGGENMHGRFEYVSTTTMAQATDTILKIIALAQQ
- a CDS encoding Nif3-like dinuclear metal center hexameric protein yields the protein MITAQMLIDQIEQFAPKALAEAGDPTGLQIGDPNQPIHRVMTALDVRPEVVAEAIAQSVDFIWAHHEAMFFPAKNLDLSQPQNQMYADLIKHNIVVYASHTNLDSAAGGMNDWLADALALTAVEPLVPNADGRTGLGRIGVLATPISVADYAAQLRTRFGVQTLRVIANDLTKPIQKVAVLGGDGGRYWQQAQAAGADAFVTADVYYHVGHDILAAGFVVIDPDHHMEAIAATPMAAKVHEWFGDQLTAFPTTTNTDPYTYI
- a CDS encoding tRNA (adenine(22)-N(1))-methyltransferase, which encodes MDSVNLSPRLAAVASFVPKGARLADIGSDHAYLPAHLLLKSHINFAVVGEVAKGPLENARQELKRQRLLAATALRLADGLAAVTDDDQVDTVTIAGMGGILIRDILAAAQQRGQNFTTLILQPNTDEQVVREWLVQHGYQITHERIVQEDKHFYEIIVAKPGNQTLSAQDLVFGPFLRDEQSPAFKAKWQKEADRITLIFERLTAAGKADTPAYQQWQARFQDIQEVLS
- a CDS encoding iron-containing alcohol dehydrogenase, which encodes MNNFNFQNKTAIRFGKNVIDTELHDAVAQFGQRVLLVFGGGSIKQSGLYDRVRAALADLEVVELSGIEPNPKIDSVRAGQDLVKTHDIDVVLAVGGGSVIDAAKVIASSKFYDADPWDLVVDSSKRYEIAQLPVVDILTLSATGTEMNVGSVISNPETNQKLGTGGPNSPAVSFLDPTLTFSVSPWQTAAGAIDIFSHLTEQYFDQTPNDVTSGMMAGLYRAVIKNAPIALANPNDYDARAALMWASTMALNGLVDVGNTNGWTVHPIEHELSAYYDITHGVGLGIMTPRWMQRSLSAETQPRFAQFGREVWGLTGDDETVAQGAIQATFDWIKSLNVPTTLPGVGITDDTHFDAMANSAVTVGHLDQAAYVTLQPQDVVALFQAAMTDDGFVK
- the menC gene encoding o-succinylbenzoate synthase, translating into MYHVKKIATWPIQLTLNQPFTTAHGITTTRPLTLVQLTVYDDMTAQTATGYGEIQSFADYHYALETQKTSQDIVDTLIKPVIGTWQFTSPSDFAAQLARVTPFGSFAKAGVEMAVWDAVGKLTQQSLQQMLGGVKPEVPVGIALGMPVTDQAIRTAIQQGYRRIKLKIDGRQTDLPALMSVLARYPEQHFSLDANSSFNPETAAQLKALPANVLFVEQPFGEHDFTQHAALQCQMKQPLSLDESINNLADVATTIALHAASAVTIKQGKIGGITAAVTAIKLLHQAGFQPWIGGMLSSNLGRGVDLALASLPEVSIPGDISASARYFTSDITTTDLQVRRGLMTVPTAPGIGLTLKDSQIMV
- the menH gene encoding 2-succinyl-6-hydroxy-2,4-cyclohexadiene-1-carboxylate synthase, with translation MTEQVINIAGYPYQVTYQENSSAQDKWLLLHGFMGSRHDFDELISALPGTVLAIDLLGFGANAPEVTRIERFTMANQIADLQAILVAYDWEKVHVFGYSMGGRLALGFVIAHPERLASLILESATAGLPDAADRAARRQADATKAAHIKQDFSSFVTAWEALPLFASQQQLPAQQQQQMRQQRLQQRPENVAQSLIGMGTGTQPNFWPKLAEVTVKTLLIVGEKDVKFNHLADKMLQQLPNAQKAVIADAGHNVHFEQPNQVIARLKAHVSR
- the menD gene encoding 2-succinyl-5-enolpyruvyl-6-hydroxy-3-cyclohexene-1-carboxylic-acid synthase gives rise to the protein MSNETLTKNTKHLLQALFQSGVRHFVVSPGSRSTPIALLLAEFARQQEQLQLYIDVDERSAGFFALGIAKTLHQPVALLGTSGTAITEYTPAVAEAAISHIPLIILSTDRPAELQQNGAPQTLSQQRLFGEMTKHYLEVTLQDPHPDVTAYIDFMVQKQVHRIVSAPQGPLQINLPLRKPLMPVLHDPEPISIAPVDFETPTPHFAPQQLAYQRVVILAGPNEGPSYQQVLAQFSRANHVPVIADVLSRARTPETIYGIDALIKAGKMATVPKPDLVIRFGATPVSASVLQWLRQENIPVWHVDEQAGTDHSRHISRAIAQTPHAFLSDVSVANQPTFYAQWQTLNQVPRQPIGELALPHVLDQIVAPQTPIFVANSMAIRDMDDVFTGQRTQQIYANRGANGIDGVVSTAMGMSSTTQQRSVLLTGDLTLFHDMNGLMMARQYQLPIDIIVVNNDGGAIFSFLPQAAEPDYFDLLFGTPLGLDMAKIAALYEMPFVDLTTPDDLEKVLAQPVNGPRLIAYTSDRQANVVVHHRFLGESDD